The following are from one region of the Pocillopora verrucosa isolate sample1 chromosome 3, ASM3666991v2, whole genome shotgun sequence genome:
- the LOC131771807 gene encoding flagellar attachment zone protein 1-like — MAEPSATVIEDVNKAMIRAISGEDKNETALLMMSPSMNWAEFLTPAPMSIALLGQLMLIAGEKDFSLESQKPKDGFQFIQNPRSFRACLVQVSNAGWRAFNEAHKNMDIIRLYSAKVPGQVKKVVRILVSGSKEDVKDILPIELRKIEKNASESLKLAKEVESKFENVMHLTGELLEVSSAAKGHFQKTQEELQMRREIALTKEKSVREEIERAKEEQDKLAKQVKEAKAQWEKALDSMPSGWDLLGMQVVEGITKVFTSAAETVIPVVATRGMSLLSGPRQGAPSDADPNLRVDPSEKQSAKRDSKLPIQALVKAELMKVFSAKLVEVLATFQDKSNGGEPAKDIKKTRLEMESLQKDWSTKQESKDDHEGLKLLSRGLEICMEAEKELEDLNLSNDKMKKIAKRASKLKDDIFKFCTKVQTKVQTNPFYTKPPRQARNMADLAKSASSSAANMAVESARFKIAETRGLLEKQEMLYDEGNKQLKESNKELSKVLQSLVEFSPEKIANFDQIRETLIKGIKALASVRERWQKLVEFFQCITNIIKVCQKESLTSFVEYSKVAQERRLTKGYTDTDFMRDLIYEQVSQANKTSYVVWSISNTYVEVSRNHLMSRLASLGHLIGLDPEKDRATIEAKRTELLEGSQEAERAIMQLVSEAQNTFHEKVGERIKQFEEEMEKVLPPEDPARIKEINDSVANAVKEADEELSADCFQDWQTCADNCVQ; from the exons ATGGCTGAGCCTAGTGCCACTGTGATAGAGGATGTCAACAAGGCCATGATCAGGGCCATCTCAGGAGAAGACAAGAATGAAACAGCTTTGTTAATGATGTCTCCTAGCATGAACTGGGCAGAATTCCTTACACCAGCACCCATGTCCATCGCACTTCTGGGGCAACTGATGCTGATAGCTGGAGAAAAGGATTTCTCACTGGAAAGTCAAAAGCCGAAGGACGGTTTCCAGTTCATCCAAAATCCAAGATCATTTAGAGCATGTCTGGTGCAAGTGAGCAACGCTGGATGGCGAGCTTTCAATGAGGCCCATAAG AATATGGATATCATCCGGCTCTATTCTGCAAAAGTACCTGGGCAAGTGAAGAAAGTTGTTCGCATTCTTGTCTCTGGAAGCAAGGAGGATGTGAAAGATATCCTTCCCATCGAACTGAGGAAAATTGAGAAGAATGCTTCAGAATCCTTGAAATTAGCAAAAGAAGTTGAGAGCAAGTTCGAGAATGTGATGCATCTGACTGGTGAGCTACTGGAGGTTTCTTCAGCTGCCAAGGGACATTTTCAAAAAACCCAAGAAGAACTGCAAATGAGAAGAGAAATTGCCTTGACCAAGGAAAAATCGGTCCGAGAAGAAATAGAAAGAGCAAAAGAAGAACAAGATAAGCTAGCCAAACAAGTCAAAGAGGCAAAAGCACAGTGGGAAAAGGCTTTGGATTCCATGCCGAGTGGATGGGACCTTCTTGGTATGCAAGTTGTCGAGGGAATCACAAAAGTTTTTACAAGTGCTGCTGAGACAGTGATTCCTGTAGTAGCTACGAGAGGGATGAGCTTGTTGTCTGGTCCACGGCAAGGTGCCCCATCAGATGCAGACCCAAATCTGAGGGTGGATCCTAGTGAAAAACAGAGCGCAAAAAGAGATTCAAAATTACCAATTCAAGCATTAGTCAAAGCAGAACTGATGAAAGTTTTTTCAGCCAAGTTGGTGGAAGTTCTTGCGACATTTCAAGACAAAAGTAATGGAGGCGAGCCAGCCAAAGACATTAAAAAGACAAGACTTGAAATGGAAAGCTTGCAAAAAGATTGGTCCACCAAGCAAGAAAGTAAAGACGACCACGAAGGCTTAAAACTGCTGTCAAGAGGTTTGGAGATATGCATGGAAGCGGAAAAAGAGTTGGAAGACCTCAATTTGTCTAATGATAAGATGAAGAAAATTGCTAAAAGAGCATCGAAACTAAAAGATGACATCTTCAAGTTCTGCACTAAAGTTCAGACAAAAGTACAGACCAATCCTTTCTACACCAAGCCGCCAAGACAAGCAAGAAACATGGCTGACCTTGCAAAGTCTGCATCATCAAGTGCTGCTAACATGGCAGTTGAAAGTGCACGGTTTAAAATTGCTGAAACGAGAGGCTTGCTAGAAAAACAAGAGATGCTATATGACGAAGGAAACAAGCAGCTGAAGGAGAGCAACAAGGAGCTAAGTAAAGTTCTTCAAAGCCTTGTGGAATTCAGCCCAGAGAAGATTGCTAACTTTGACCAGATAAGAGAGACATTGATAAAAGGCATCAAGGCTCTTGCTTCAGTACGCGAAAGGTGGCAGAAACTGGTGGAGTTCTTCCAGTGTATTACCAACATCATCAAGGTGTGTCAAAAGGAGAGCCTAACAAGTTTTGTTGAATATTCCAAAGTCGCCCAAGAAAGAAGGCTGACTAAGGGCTACACTGACACGGATTTCATGCGTGACCTCATCTACGAACAAGTCAGTCAAGCTAATAAGACCTCTTATGTTGTTTGGTCCATTTCAAACACCTATGTAGAGGTGTCACGTAATCACTTGATGAGCCGATTGGCCAGCCTTGGTCATTTGATCGGCTTGGACCCAGAAAAAGACAGGGCAACCATTGAGGCAAAGAGGACAGAGCTCTTGGAAGGAAGTCAAGAGGCTGAAAGAGCGATTATGCAGTTGGTATCAGAGGCCCAGAATACTTTCCATGAGAAGGTAGGAGAAAGGATCAAGCAGTTTGAAGAGGAGATGGAGAAAGTTCTCCCACCCGAAGATCCAGctagaataaaagaaataaacgacTCTGTTGCAAATGCCGTCAAAGAGGCAGATGAGGAACTAAGCGCGGATTGCTTTCAAG attGGCAGACCTGTGCAGACAACTGTGTGCAATAA